A stretch of Triticum aestivum cultivar Chinese Spring chromosome 1D, IWGSC CS RefSeq v2.1, whole genome shotgun sequence DNA encodes these proteins:
- the LOC123180513 gene encoding uncharacterized protein, with the protein MKNSKGALLAAMLLLVISSAAAGRDAPAAIAKENHLGTTLEQNGGFSESKGIAVREPIFRPPMNPPCASKVARTSGGAKEERLC; encoded by the exons ATGAAGAACAGCAAAGGAGCTCTCCTCGCGGCCATGCTGTTGCTGGTGATCTCTTCTGCTGCTGCTGGCAGAGATGCTCCAGCAGCCATCGCCAAGGAGAACCATTTGGGCACCACGCTCG AGCAAAACGGCGGCTTCTCTGAATCGAAGGGGATCGCCGTCCGTGAACCGATATTCCGTCCGCCTATGAACCCACCCTGTGCGTCCAAGGTCGCACGCACAAGCGGGGGCGCCAAGGAAGAGAGACTTTGTTAA